The following are from one region of the Rosistilla carotiformis genome:
- a CDS encoding RsmD family RNA methyltransferase, whose amino-acid sequence MKKSKPYQASEAKRSVKAKATTLRVIGGDMRGRKVRYNGDRSTRPMRDSVRESLFNLIGQRIKGAIVFDPFGGTGVLAIESISRGASRAVTMEQNRRTLEQIRQNVADLDLTDRISLTAGDAFRGLGALMHQAHAEEPDTPWVFLMCPPYEMFQSRIKDLNRMICFAAEAHPRGVLVAECDNFFDTAELTAAEWDVRKYGITQLAVTELSSVQLP is encoded by the coding sequence TTGAAGAAATCAAAACCCTACCAGGCATCCGAGGCGAAGCGCAGTGTGAAAGCGAAAGCGACCACGCTGCGAGTGATCGGGGGCGATATGCGGGGCCGCAAGGTCCGCTACAACGGCGACCGCAGCACGCGTCCGATGCGAGACTCGGTGCGCGAGAGCCTGTTTAATCTGATCGGCCAACGGATCAAAGGGGCGATCGTCTTCGACCCCTTTGGTGGCACCGGCGTGCTAGCGATCGAATCGATCAGCCGCGGAGCCAGCCGAGCGGTGACGATGGAGCAAAACCGCCGAACACTGGAACAGATCCGTCAAAACGTCGCCGATCTCGACCTTACCGACCGTATCTCGCTAACCGCAGGAGACGCGTTTCGCGGCCTGGGAGCGTTGATGCACCAAGCACACGCCGAAGAACCCGATACGCCGTGGGTCTTTTTGATGTGCCCGCCGTACGAGATGTTCCAGTCGCGGATCAAAGACCTGAACCGGATGATCTGCTTTGCCGCCGAGGCCCATCCCCGCGGCGTGCTCGTTGCCGAATGCGACAACTTTTTTGATACCGCCGAACTAACCGCAGCCGAATGGGACGTGCGGAAATACGGAATCACTCAGCTGGCGGTGACCGAACTTAGTTCTGTCCAGCTACCTTAG
- a CDS encoding peptidylprolyl isomerase, whose protein sequence is MGLRNLAAPLLLTICWGSMAGAQEPAVDEKPAAEQTAAESVPAEQKPTDESKPSDESKPSDESKPAEVDPAAVKKLQAVFDQRVEDWRKATQELWVEVNEFHTATGDVKFSEQIRWAQRESAARDAMQATFIAATNLVSLDHENREARAFMAQSIIYHAQNDWYEGLKEAAVAMLALGIKDVQLNVIAGVAAAATGDFEVAKENLELTPNEGDEGLMKVARRMDYILTPLQEAWKKEQKLREAEAKADDLPRVLLKTTRGEVLVELFENEAPNTVASFISLVEDGFYDNVPFYQVVEHEFAQTGDRDGDGSGTADYRLPDEAIGERAIFRGSLVMAKIPNPNAERDPDASGTIPNTGSSQFLITLLPFNPDYKELCCFGRVVSGMGAISTLNRAKLEKEKDAPVVLPDSIIEAEVVRKRDHDYKPETLPY, encoded by the coding sequence ATGGGTTTACGAAATCTGGCCGCGCCGCTGTTGTTGACGATTTGTTGGGGCTCCATGGCCGGTGCGCAAGAGCCGGCTGTCGATGAAAAACCAGCTGCCGAACAGACCGCTGCAGAGTCGGTGCCCGCTGAGCAGAAACCGACGGACGAGTCCAAGCCAAGCGACGAGTCCAAGCCAAGCGACGAGTCCAAGCCAGCGGAGGTTGATCCGGCAGCGGTGAAAAAATTGCAGGCGGTCTTTGATCAACGCGTGGAAGATTGGCGGAAAGCGACGCAAGAACTTTGGGTTGAGGTCAACGAGTTTCACACCGCCACCGGGGACGTGAAGTTCAGCGAACAGATCCGCTGGGCCCAACGAGAATCAGCCGCTCGCGACGCGATGCAGGCGACGTTCATCGCTGCGACCAATCTGGTTTCCCTGGACCATGAAAATCGCGAAGCGCGGGCCTTTATGGCCCAATCGATCATCTACCACGCGCAAAACGATTGGTATGAAGGTCTCAAGGAGGCGGCCGTGGCGATGCTGGCTCTCGGGATCAAGGACGTCCAGTTGAACGTGATCGCGGGGGTCGCCGCGGCAGCGACGGGAGACTTTGAGGTCGCCAAAGAGAATCTAGAACTCACTCCCAACGAGGGCGATGAGGGCCTGATGAAGGTCGCCCGCAGGATGGATTATATACTCACGCCATTGCAGGAAGCCTGGAAGAAGGAGCAGAAGTTGCGTGAGGCGGAGGCGAAAGCGGACGACTTGCCGCGGGTTCTGCTGAAAACCACGCGAGGCGAAGTGTTGGTGGAACTGTTTGAAAACGAAGCTCCCAACACGGTCGCCAGTTTTATTTCGTTGGTCGAAGATGGCTTCTACGACAATGTGCCGTTTTACCAAGTGGTGGAGCATGAGTTTGCTCAGACGGGCGATCGCGACGGCGATGGATCGGGAACCGCCGACTACCGTCTGCCCGACGAAGCGATTGGTGAGCGAGCGATCTTCCGCGGATCGTTGGTGATGGCCAAGATCCCCAATCCCAATGCTGAACGTGATCCCGATGCGTCGGGCACCATTCCTAACACGGGCAGCAGCCAGTTTCTGATCACTCTGTTGCCATTCAACCCCGACTACAAAGAACTCTGCTGCTTCGGCCGCGTGGTCAGTGGGATGGGAGCGATCTCGACGCTCAACCGCGCCAAGCTTGAAAAGGAGAAGGACGCACCGGTCGTGTTGCCCGATTCGATCATCGAAGCGGAAGTCGTTCGGAAGCGGGACCACGATTACAAACCGGAAACACTCCCCTACTGA
- a CDS encoding extracellular solute-binding protein: MPNTKRPLDCCRLIAPLILLVGGCVPRPENEVVVYSALDQEFAAPMLSSFDRHVDSEIQVNARFDIESTKTIGLVNRILGERDRPVCDLFWNNEIIHTVRLQKAGLLKEIDWPIDTVWPAGCIASDGTWCGFAARARVLIVNKKLLPDPDQWPTSVLDLADPKWKGQGAIARPLFGTTATHAAVLENQLGQEKADALFREIQQNAVTLSGNKQVAQAVSAGQVAWGLTDTDDAVIERDLGFPVEIVFPDQQPDQMGTLRIPNTLAVLKDAPHPVAAEQLALFLMSPETEKRLAMGNSSQIPLFRSVKEQPRVLPEESVRWLDADFEAAADRWEPLAERLNGIFVD; this comes from the coding sequence ATGCCCAACACGAAACGCCCTCTCGATTGCTGCCGTTTGATCGCACCGTTGATTCTGTTGGTCGGCGGCTGTGTGCCGCGTCCCGAAAACGAAGTCGTCGTTTATTCGGCGCTCGACCAAGAGTTTGCCGCGCCGATGTTGAGCAGCTTCGACCGGCATGTCGACAGCGAGATCCAGGTCAACGCGCGGTTCGACATCGAATCGACCAAGACGATCGGGCTGGTCAACCGGATCCTCGGCGAACGCGATCGCCCGGTCTGCGACCTGTTCTGGAACAACGAGATCATCCACACGGTGCGGCTGCAGAAAGCCGGCTTGCTGAAAGAGATCGACTGGCCGATCGACACCGTTTGGCCCGCCGGCTGCATCGCGTCGGATGGCACCTGGTGCGGGTTTGCCGCTCGCGCTCGCGTGCTGATCGTCAACAAGAAACTCTTGCCCGACCCCGACCAATGGCCGACGAGCGTTTTGGATCTGGCCGATCCGAAGTGGAAGGGGCAGGGGGCGATCGCGCGGCCGCTGTTCGGCACCACCGCCACGCACGCGGCGGTGCTCGAGAATCAATTGGGCCAGGAAAAGGCGGACGCTCTGTTTCGCGAGATCCAACAAAACGCCGTCACGCTGTCGGGGAACAAGCAGGTTGCACAAGCGGTCTCAGCCGGGCAGGTCGCTTGGGGGCTGACCGATACCGACGACGCGGTGATCGAACGGGACCTGGGCTTTCCCGTCGAGATCGTCTTCCCCGACCAGCAGCCCGATCAGATGGGAACGCTGAGAATTCCTAACACCTTGGCTGTCTTAAAGGACGCCCCGCACCCGGTCGCTGCGGAGCAGTTGGCGTTGTTTTTGATGAGCCCCGAGACCGAGAAGCGGCTGGCGATGGGGAACAGTTCGCAGATCCCGTTGTTCCGCAGCGTCAAGGAACAGCCGCGGGTGCTGCCTGAAGAATCGGTCCGCTGGCTGGACGCCGACTTTGAAGCGGCGGCCGATCGCTGGGAACCGCTCGCTGAGCGGCTCAATGGAATCTTCGTCGATTAA
- a CDS encoding phytoene desaturase family protein, giving the protein MPKDFLAKAADEYDVIVIGSGLAGLTTANILGRHGHRVLLLEQHYKLGGLATWFRRPGGHIFDISLHGFPAGMIKSCKRYWNDDISDRIVQLKNVRFENPMFSLTTTFNRKDFTKLLVEQFAVEQSAVEGFFDTARSMNFYDDQATTTRQLFDRFFPGREDVIRLLMEPITYANGSTLEDPALTYGIVFSNFMSKGVFIYEGGTEDLIGRMQKELKKNNVDICINCPVDKINIKNGQVESVEVHNRTIRTKSVISNSNLRSTIFNMVGSEHFDPSFVEEAEAVRLNNSSTQVYMAMKPGVEIDESCGDLLFTSTAPLFRTEALLSRDITSRTFSFYYPRTRPEGKRRYAVVSSTNARWEDWSELSDTEYEASKQELIETTVAALDKFVPNVREKIDWVEAATPRTFNHYTRHQLGASFGTKFEGLAVSRKLPEQIGGLYHAGSVGIIMSGWLGAINYGVIVANDVDQRLMKQEAAPA; this is encoded by the coding sequence ATGCCCAAAGACTTTCTTGCCAAAGCGGCCGATGAATACGACGTGATCGTGATCGGCAGCGGACTTGCGGGACTGACCACCGCCAACATCCTCGGTCGCCATGGCCATCGCGTTCTGCTGTTGGAACAGCATTACAAACTGGGCGGACTGGCGACTTGGTTCCGCCGTCCCGGAGGGCATATCTTCGATATCTCGCTGCACGGTTTTCCCGCTGGGATGATCAAAAGCTGCAAGCGTTATTGGAACGATGACATCTCCGATCGGATCGTTCAACTGAAAAACGTCCGCTTCGAAAACCCGATGTTCTCGCTGACGACGACCTTCAATCGCAAGGACTTCACCAAACTGCTGGTCGAACAGTTTGCCGTCGAACAGTCGGCTGTCGAAGGGTTTTTCGACACCGCGCGCAGCATGAACTTCTACGACGATCAAGCGACGACCACGCGTCAATTGTTCGATCGCTTTTTCCCCGGCCGCGAGGATGTGATCCGGTTGCTGATGGAACCGATCACCTACGCCAACGGTTCGACTCTCGAAGACCCCGCGCTGACCTACGGGATCGTCTTTTCGAACTTCATGTCCAAGGGAGTCTTTATCTACGAAGGGGGAACCGAGGACCTTATCGGTCGGATGCAGAAGGAGCTGAAAAAGAACAACGTCGACATCTGCATCAATTGCCCCGTCGATAAGATCAACATCAAAAACGGTCAAGTCGAATCGGTCGAGGTGCACAACCGAACGATCCGCACCAAGTCGGTGATCAGCAATTCCAATCTGCGATCGACGATCTTCAACATGGTCGGCAGCGAACATTTTGATCCGTCGTTTGTCGAAGAAGCCGAAGCGGTTCGCTTGAACAACAGTAGCACGCAGGTCTACATGGCGATGAAGCCGGGCGTGGAGATCGATGAATCGTGCGGCGATCTGTTATTCACCAGCACCGCCCCGCTGTTCCGCACCGAAGCGTTGCTCAGCCGCGATATCACCAGCCGCACGTTCAGCTTCTATTACCCGCGAACACGCCCCGAAGGGAAGCGACGCTATGCGGTGGTCAGCAGCACCAACGCCCGCTGGGAGGATTGGTCGGAACTTAGCGACACGGAATACGAAGCGAGCAAGCAGGAGTTGATCGAGACGACGGTCGCCGCGTTGGACAAGTTTGTCCCCAACGTTCGCGAGAAGATCGACTGGGTCGAAGCCGCCACGCCGCGGACTTTCAACCACTACACCCGACACCAGCTGGGAGCCAGCTTTGGCACCAAGTTCGAAGGGCTGGCGGTCAGCCGCAAGCTGCCCGAACAGATCGGCGGACTCTACCACGCCGGCAGCGTCGGGATCATCATGAGCGGCTGGTTGGGAGCGATCAACTACGGCGTGATCGTCGCCAACGACGTCGACCAACGCCTGATGAAACAAGAAGCCGCCCCGGCGTAG
- a CDS encoding sugar MFS transporter has protein sequence MDTSASSLADREPSELANVPAAVVPRRYLLAFILTTCCFSMWGFANDLTNPLVKVFKEVFQISNTQSSLVQFAFYSGYFTMALPAAFFIRRFSYKGAIMVGFALYAVGALMSIPASLNTNFWIFIAGFYVLTFGLAFLETSCNPYILAMGPAETATRRLNLAQAFNPIGSLTGMIVASLLIAPALNIGSFRDAVENRDPAAVQYLQAEYPDGLPDFATKFNALDQATSAGLKNMKATAPEEFLAIQTHDLAVVRTPYVAIAAVALAFLVLFAVAKIPDFRQPERDAPFFEIVGRLLARPNFREGVIAQAFYVGAQITCWTFVIHYGMEQVGLTLAQAQNWNIAAMVIFLISRFICTFLMHYVSAGRLLALFAIAAVGFTLGAILLPGKTGLICLVLVSACMSLMFPTIYGIALKDLPEEEAKLGSAGLIMAIVGGAVLPLLQGKFIDELGVRSSFYLPLICFVVIALFGIRTFTKFERPAVATDH, from the coding sequence ATGGATACATCAGCTTCATCGCTCGCCGATCGCGAGCCGTCGGAACTCGCCAACGTCCCGGCCGCGGTCGTTCCACGCCGCTACTTGTTGGCGTTCATTTTGACGACCTGCTGTTTTTCGATGTGGGGATTTGCCAATGACCTGACCAATCCGCTGGTGAAGGTTTTTAAGGAGGTCTTCCAGATCAGCAACACGCAGAGTTCGCTGGTTCAGTTCGCTTTCTATAGCGGCTACTTCACGATGGCATTACCGGCGGCGTTTTTCATTCGCCGGTTCTCCTACAAAGGAGCGATCATGGTCGGGTTCGCGCTCTATGCCGTCGGCGCGTTGATGAGCATCCCGGCCAGCCTGAATACCAATTTCTGGATCTTCATCGCTGGCTTTTATGTGCTCACCTTCGGCTTGGCGTTTCTGGAAACCAGCTGCAATCCCTACATCTTGGCGATGGGCCCCGCCGAAACGGCGACGCGGCGTTTGAATCTAGCTCAAGCCTTCAATCCGATCGGATCCTTGACCGGTATGATCGTCGCCTCGCTGCTGATCGCCCCCGCCCTGAACATCGGTTCGTTTCGCGACGCTGTCGAAAATCGCGATCCCGCCGCGGTGCAGTACCTGCAGGCGGAGTATCCCGACGGGCTGCCCGATTTCGCCACGAAGTTTAACGCGTTGGATCAGGCCACCAGCGCGGGACTGAAGAACATGAAAGCGACAGCGCCGGAAGAGTTCCTGGCGATCCAAACGCACGACCTGGCCGTGGTGCGAACGCCCTACGTCGCGATCGCTGCCGTCGCGTTGGCATTTCTGGTCCTGTTTGCGGTCGCCAAGATTCCCGATTTCCGACAGCCCGAACGGGACGCCCCCTTCTTCGAGATCGTCGGCCGATTGCTGGCCCGGCCGAATTTTCGCGAAGGGGTGATCGCGCAAGCGTTTTACGTGGGAGCCCAGATCACGTGTTGGACGTTTGTGATTCACTACGGCATGGAACAGGTGGGGCTGACGCTCGCCCAAGCTCAGAACTGGAACATCGCCGCGATGGTGATCTTCTTAATCAGCCGATTCATCTGCACCTTCTTGATGCATTACGTTAGTGCCGGCCGACTATTGGCGTTGTTTGCGATCGCGGCGGTTGGTTTCACATTGGGAGCGATCCTGTTGCCGGGCAAGACCGGCCTGATCTGCTTGGTCCTCGTATCGGCCTGCATGTCGCTGATGTTCCCGACGATCTACGGGATCGCGTTAAAAGATCTTCCCGAAGAGGAAGCCAAGCTCGGATCGGCCGGATTGATCATGGCGATCGTCGGCGGCGCGGTGCTGCCGCTGTTGCAGGGCAAGTTCATCGACGAGCTAGGCGTCCGCAGCTCGTTCTACTTGCCGCTGATCTGCTTCGTCGTGATCGCTCTATTTGGCATCCGCACGTTCACCAAGTTCGAACGCCCAGCCGTCGCAACAGACCACTGA